The genomic window TTGACCGGCTATGACCGGCCTTCTCAACGCTTCCAGATGGAGTACGTCTACCGGGCCGGCGAGGGGCCCGCAACGGAGACAATCCCATGCTGAAGACCATGCGCCCATTCACCTGTTCCGGCGAAGAATTCAGCCGGGTTCTCGCCGCCCTTCGGGCCGGCATTGACCCGGCTAAATTGACCCGCGAACTCGCGGCTCAATACCCCAGCGGCGCCGGCTTCGCGGGCCGCCTTGTGTACATCGCATCGGCTCGCCTCTGGCTCGACGATGGTGTCCCGCTTGCGGACGTTCTCACCATGCTCGAACTCCGCCATCGCTTCGAGCTTTCGCCTGCCGATGCCCGTGCCTATGCCGTCGAGATTCTCTGGGCGGCACAGCACCCGGTTGATGCCGTCCACGCTCAACCAATTCCAACCGAGAAGGAGACCCGCTATGCCGTTGCTTGAGATCGTTCAGACCCACCATGTAACCGCCATGATTCGCCTTGACGAGACCACCGCCGGGCAGATCGACCAGTACGCCGCCTTTCTCCCCGCTCCCGCCGACGATGTGGTGGACAAGGCGCTCGCCTACGTCTTCTCGAAGGACCGCGACTTTCAGGATTACTTGCGAACCCCTGAAGCCGCCCGCGCTCCGCGCAGCCTTCGCATTCGCCGCTACGGCCGAGACAGCGATGCCGCCGAACCTGCCAATGGCGCTGTGAAGCTCGCTAAAGCTGCGGAGACCGGCCATGATTCGCGCCCATGCAGCAGGGATGGAGCGGCCTGATGCCCGTTCGGTGCTCCGCACCGGGTTGATTTCGACACTCCACCCCTGAAAGGGAACTGCCTAGATACTTTGGTATCTCGACAGATACCACTGAAAATTCAAGGCGATTGCGAAACACGGTATCTGCCAAGATACCGGCGAACAAGCGAAATGGAGGCGCAAATGGCCACCCTTCAAAGCATCGATCAGGTTCCAATCGAAAAGCTGCATGGGCGCAGCCGACGTTCCTTGAATCTGAGCACAAAGCTCACACCAATGGAGGCAAAGGCCGTGGAAGATGCTGCTTCTGCCGCTGGCAAGACACCGAGCGAATGGGCACGTGAGCAACTGCTTCGACGCGCGGACGCCGAGATTTCGGGCCAGATGGAGATGCACATCTTCACCGAATTGGTCGGCATTCAGATGCTCCTGATGGGCACGCTCGAACCGCTGCTGCGCGGCTCGAACCTGTCCGCCGAGCAGGTCGATCAACTCTTCCGCCAGGTGCAGACCACCAAGGCGGCCAAGGCACAGGAACTCTTGGCCCGGCGCAGCCAGAAAACAGGAGAGATAGCCATGCCAGCCGTTCAACAATGGGGTCGAAAGGAATCTCTGATCTGGCCGCCGCGCGGTCATATCTATACGCTCGGCGCATTCTTTCTATCGCTGGTTGCGGCGGGCTTTTTCATCTGGCTGCGCTTTCAGTTTGGCCTCACGCTTCTCCAACGCTACTACCTGCCGTACTACCTGCGCAGCGAAACGGCCGGCCTCACGCGCCAAGCCAGCCAGTACCAGATGCTCGTTGTAACCGATGGCGAATCACGGAGCCGGGCTGCGCTCGACGCGGACGTGCAGCCAGGGTCCACGCCCCAGTTTGGCGGGAAACCATTGCCGATGATGCTGACGCAAGAAGCCGCACGGCAGGGCGCCTACTACCTTGCCCGCGAGCCGATGCGCAGCTATCAGAACAAGGCGCTTCATGCCTGGCTCGCGCACTGGATCTATGGCGACGCTTCCTTGCTCGATCTCTTCAAAGTGCAGCTTCTCTTTGGGCTCATGGCGTTCCTGCTGCAGCTTCCGTTTTCGATCCGCAAAGACATTGCGCGAACCCGGATGCTGCGCTACGGACGGTGGCTCAAGGGACCGATCCTCGTCAGCGCCAAGGAGTTTACGAGGGCCATCGCCGGCGATGGAATCGGCATCACGACCAACGATTCCAAGGAGCCGCTGCGCATTCCGCGCAATGCCGAGAACAAGCACTTCCTGATCGTCGGAGACACCGGCACCGGCAAGTCGAGCATCATCCGTCAACTGCTCTATCAGGTCGATGCGCGCGGTGATGCGGCCATCGTCTACGACCCGGCCTGCGAGTTCGTGAAGCAGTTCTACAACCAGCGCCGCGGTGACATCGTGCTCAACCCGCTCGACGCCCGGATGCCGTACTGGAATCCCTCGAAGGAATTACGCCGCAAAGCCGAAGCCAAGGCTCTGGCCGTCTCCATGTACCAGCCGGAAGGCGTCACCAACCGATTCTTCGTCGAAGCGCCGCAGAAGATTTTCGCGCACTTGCTGAGTTACCTGCCGACGCCGGAAGACCTCGTCCAATGGATGTCCGATCCCGATGAGATCGACCGCCGCGTCAAGGGAACCGAGTATTGGGCGCTGATCGATCCCAAGGCTCCGCAGCAGCGCACCGGCGTCCTTGGCTCTCTCAATATGAGCGCCGACAGCTTCCGGCTTCTGCCCAAGGAGGACGAGACAACTTCCATGTGGACAGCGACGAAATGGGCCGAGACACGGCGCGGATGGATCTTCATCACCTCGCGCCCGACGATGCGCGAGGCGCTGCGCCCGCTCATCAGTCTGTGGATCGACACGCTTGTGCTGCGCCTGCTCAACGAGCCGACGCCCGACCACAAGCCGGTCTGGTTTGTGATCGACGAGCTGGCCAGCCTGCAGCGGCTGCCGCAACTCCACACCGCGATCACCGAGAACCGGAAATCGCAGAATCCGGTTATTCTTGGATTCCAGGGCCGCAGCCAGATGGAGGCACGCTACGGCGACGACGCCGAGGCCATGCTCTCGCAGCCGGCCACGAAAATCTTCCTGCGCACCACCGAGCCGCGCGCGGCCAAATGGGTCAGCGAGGCCATTGGCGAGGTCGAGATTGAGCGGCTGCGCGAGACGCATTACGACGGCACGCGCCAGGGGCACAACTTCATGCTCGACCGGCAGACGGAGCCGCTCGTTCTGCCGTCTGAAATCTCCGGCCTCGACGACCTGCGGGGCTTTCTGAAATACGGCAATCACGTTGCGCGATTCACCTTCCCCTTCATCGAACTTGAGGAAAAGAACCCCGGCTATGACGAGCGCAAGATGGACGACCTGATCGTTCCCAAGATGCCTCCGCCAATCGCCCCG from Pseudacidobacterium ailaaui includes these protein-coding regions:
- a CDS encoding type IV secretion system DNA-binding domain-containing protein, with protein sequence MATLQSIDQVPIEKLHGRSRRSLNLSTKLTPMEAKAVEDAASAAGKTPSEWAREQLLRRADAEISGQMEMHIFTELVGIQMLLMGTLEPLLRGSNLSAEQVDQLFRQVQTTKAAKAQELLARRSQKTGEIAMPAVQQWGRKESLIWPPRGHIYTLGAFFLSLVAAGFFIWLRFQFGLTLLQRYYLPYYLRSETAGLTRQASQYQMLVVTDGESRSRAALDADVQPGSTPQFGGKPLPMMLTQEAARQGAYYLAREPMRSYQNKALHAWLAHWIYGDASLLDLFKVQLLFGLMAFLLQLPFSIRKDIARTRMLRYGRWLKGPILVSAKEFTRAIAGDGIGITTNDSKEPLRIPRNAENKHFLIVGDTGTGKSSIIRQLLYQVDARGDAAIVYDPACEFVKQFYNQRRGDIVLNPLDARMPYWNPSKELRRKAEAKALAVSMYQPEGVTNRFFVEAPQKIFAHLLSYLPTPEDLVQWMSDPDEIDRRVKGTEYWALIDPKAPQQRTGVLGSLNMSADSFRLLPKEDETTSMWTATKWAETRRGWIFITSRPTMREALRPLISLWIDTLVLRLLNEPTPDHKPVWFVIDELASLQRLPQLHTAITENRKSQNPVILGFQGRSQMEARYGDDAEAMLSQPATKIFLRTTEPRAAKWVSEAIGEVEIERLRETHYDGTRQGHNFMLDRQTEPLVLPSEISGLDDLRGFLKYGNHVARFTFPFIELEEKNPGYDERKMDDLIVPKMPPPIAPESVQGHLLFPELTHQPVGNQME